TTAATGTAAATGATGAACTATTTATCAAACAAATTATTTATCAAGATAATACATTCACTCTAAAAAGCTTTAATAGTGATTATAAAGATATAAATGTAAAAGTAGATGAATTAGTTGTAATAGGTAAAGTAAAAGGTGTACTTAATAAGATTTAATTTTGCTTGTGAAATGTAAGTAAAAAAGCCCAAAAAGTACTATTTTCTTTAGACACATACATTTTATAAGCAAAATATTAACATTTCTAATGCGTTTTAACAAAAATAAAATTGTTCCAATATATGAAGATAGTATTAGTTTAAAAATAGCTATTTGCCCTAGTTCAAATATAGATAAAATAAAAGATAATTTTATAAAAATTATAAATTTTATAGAAGAAAAAGAGCATGATATTCTTTTTATTTTAGCTCATATTGAAAAAAGAGTAAACTTGCATAAATCTGCATTAAAATCTATCTCTTCAAATGATGATGAGAAATTTACATCATATTTTTTAGATGAGTTAATTCTTTACTCAATTGAGCAACGAGCAAGTGATATTCACATTGAAAAGTATCAAGATTTGTGTTTGTTTAAATTTAGAGTTGATGGAAGATTAAGAATCTTTTTTAGTTTTGATGAGGAGTTGTTTAGAGTTTTTTCATCCTTTGTAAAATTAATTTCAAATCTAGATATGACACAAATTCGTTTGGCACTAGATGGAAGATTCTCAAGAAATATAAATGATAAAAAGTATGATTTTAGACTTTCAACAATGCCAACAATTCAAGCAGAATCAATTGTTTTAAGGATATTAGATAATAAAAATATAGATAAAAGATTAGATGATTTAGGTCTTAGTCAAAATATTTATGAAGATCTAAAAGATGTACTAAAATTCACTCAAGGTTTAATTTTAATTAGTGGACCAACAGGAAGTGGCAAAACTACAACTCTTTATTCAATTTTAAAAGAGCTAAATTGTGATGATAAAAAAATAATAACAGTTGAAGATCCTATTGAATACAAAATTGATAGTATAAATCAAGTTCCTATAAATAACAAAGTAGGACTTAGTTTTGAACTGGTATTAAAAAATATTTTAAGACAAGACCCAGATATTATTTTTATTGGCGAAATAAGAGATAAATTTTCACTTGATATTGCTCTTCAAGCATCATTAACAGGACATTTAGTACTTGCAAGTATTCACTCCTCAAGTTCTGTTGAAACTATTACAAGATTGATAGATTTAAAAGCTGACCCATTTTTAATCTCAACAACTCTTAAAGCAGTTATGGCACAAAGATTGGTTTTGGCTCACTGTAAGAGTTGTGAAAATGGTTGTAAAGAGTGTAACTTTACAAAATTTTATGATAGAACTTCTATTGCTGAAATTTTAAAAATTGATGAGCAGATATCCTCTTTGATATTTAACAAAGCTAGTTTTAATGAGTTAAAAGAGTATTTAAAAAATATAAATTTTAAAACAATTTTAGATGATGGGAAACAAAAAGTTAAAAATAGTTTAACCACTTTAGAAGAGGTTTATAAAGTGGTAAATTATTGATGAAAAAATATAGAGTTAAATATCAGGAAAATGGGAAAATAAAGGTAGATATTGTCGATGATGATAAACTTTTATTTATTAAAAAATCCAAAAACATTTTAGAAATAAAAGAGATAAATAAGATATTTAATATATTCAAAAAAGAGATTAGAATTGACAATAAAAAATTAGCACAACTATTTTATGAGTTAAATTTGATGTTAAAATCAAATATAAATATAAGTGATGCTTTACAGATTTTGATAAAAAATAGAAAAGAGAAAAAAATTGTGGAGTTTTTAAAAACTATAAACTATGCATTTTCAAACTCTAAACCAATAAAAGATGAGTTAAAGAGGTTTAAAATAGATGATACTGTTAAATCATTTTTACAGATTTCTCAAAATAGTGCAAATTTGGATTTGAATATTGAGGCAATTTCTACTCTTTTGAATGAAACAAAAGATATAAAAAAGAGTTTTTATAAAGCTATTTCTTACCCAATATTTTTACTAATTAGTTTTTTAATATCAATTTTCATAATATTTTTATTTGTTGTTCCAAATTTTAAAACAATATTTGCACAATCACAAAATAACCTGCCCATTGCTACAAAAATTTTATTAGCTATGGAAGATTTTTTTGTAAATCATACACTTTTTATAATCATTATGCCTTTTTTAGTTCTTTTTTTTATTTGGATTTTCTATAAAATTAGCAAGAGTTTTAGCTCTTTTTTAGATAAGTTTTTGTTTAAAACTCTACCAATAAGTAGTAAAATATACCAAAATTTTGAATTTTATAAACTATTTTTAATGATTGATATAATGCAAAAATCAAAGTATGAGTTTCATAAAGCATTTGAAACTTCAAGGCTTTTAGTAAAAAACAAATATTTGTTGGATAAAATACAAATTATTGATAATTTATTACAAAATGGTAAAACAATTAGTTACTCATTTAAAAACGTAGATATTTTTGATGATATAGTTTTGAACCTTTTAAATACAGGTGAAGTTTCAAACTCTTTGGAACTTACAATTTATGAAGTTAAAAAGATATATAAAAATAGATTTGATGATAGTATAAATTTTATAATTTTATTGATACAGCCCATATTTCTTCTATTAATGGCAAGCTTAACTCTTTTTATAGTTCTTGCAATATTTACGCCGATTTGGGATATGGGAAGTATGATTAGATAAAGGAGGAACCTTGATTAATTGTTACGTAAAAAAACAACACAGATTAACTGTAGTTGAAGGTGTTGAATATCTAAATGATATAGAAGATAGAAAAAGTGTTATTTGGATTGATATGCTTTTCCCTACTATGGAAGAGGTAAAAGCTATTGAAGGTATTTTTAATATTGAGTTTCCTACAAAACAAGAGAGTGAAGAGATTGAGCTTAGTTCTAGGTATTGGGAAGAAGGAAATAGAATAGAGATAAATAGTTATTTTCTTATAAATGATAAAAAAGAGCCTGTAAATGAGACGGTTTCTTTTATTTTACAAGATGAACTTTTAATATCTGTTCGATATAAAAAACTAGCAAGTTTTGATGCTTCAATTAAAAAACTTCTAGCAAGCCCAAGAGAGTATAAAACAGGATACTCTATATTTTCACAAATTATAGATATTAGAATTGATGCAGATGCTGATATTATAGAAAATTTAGGAAGAGATATTGCAGCTATTAGAAAACAGGCATTTAATGATGATGTAGAAAATGAAGATTTATTAGAACAGATGTCAGCATTTGAAAACTTAAATATGAAAATTAGGGAAAATCTTACAGATAAACAAAGAATTCTAAACTCTTTGTTAAAATCACAAAAGATTTCAGATGATAAAAGTGAACTTCCTATTATGTTAAAGGATATTAGGTCTTTGATTGATCACACTAATTTTAATTTTGAGAGACTTGATTATTTGCAAAATATTTTTGTGGGACTTCTAAGTGTTGAGCAAAATAAGGTTATAAAAATCTTTACTATCGTAAATGTTATTTTCCTACCTCCTACGCTAGTTGCGAGTATTTATGGTATGAACTTTGAGATTATGCCTGAGCTTAGCTGGGATTATGGATATTTATTTTCAGTTGGTATTATGATTTTATCAGCTATTACACCTTTGATAATCTTTAGAAAAAAAGGTTGGATATGAAATTTTTAAAAGGAATAATATATTATGAATAAAGAGTTAGAGTTTGAAAATTCAATAAAAAATATTTTAAATTATATTGATGAAGATGTTACAAGAGAAGGGCTTTTAGATACTCCAAAAAGAGTTCGAAAAGCTTATGAATTTATGTTTAGTGGATATAAACTTGACCCAAAAGAGATTATTCAAAAAGCACTTTTTACATCTACAAATGATGAAATGGTTGTTGTAAAAGATATTGAGTTTTACTCATTTTGTGAGCATCATATGTTGCCAATTATTGGAAAAGCACATGTTGCATATATTCCAAATGGAAAAGTTGTTGGACTTTCAAAAATTCCTAGAGTTGTGGATGTTTTTGCAAGAAGATTACAAATTCAAGAACAAATGACTGAGCAAATTTGTGATGCATTAAATGAACATTTAAAGCCTAAAGGTGTTGCAGTTATTGTAGATGCAAGACATATGTGTATGGAGATGCGAGGAGTGCAAAAAATATGTTCTACAACTATAACTTCTTCTTTAAGAGGACTTTTTAAAAGTGATAAAAAAACAAAAGATGAGTTTTTGAGTATAGTTTCAGCTTCTTTTCAAAAGTAGATTTTGAAATAGAAGGAAACACAAATTGGAACACGATAAATTAGCCACTAGATTGTCTC
Above is a genomic segment from Aliarcobacter cryaerophilus containing:
- the corA gene encoding magnesium/cobalt transporter CorA — its product is MINCYVKKQHRLTVVEGVEYLNDIEDRKSVIWIDMLFPTMEEVKAIEGIFNIEFPTKQESEEIELSSRYWEEGNRIEINSYFLINDKKEPVNETVSFILQDELLISVRYKKLASFDASIKKLLASPREYKTGYSIFSQIIDIRIDADADIIENLGRDIAAIRKQAFNDDVENEDLLEQMSAFENLNMKIRENLTDKQRILNSLLKSQKISDDKSELPIMLKDIRSLIDHTNFNFERLDYLQNIFVGLLSVEQNKVIKIFTIVNVIFLPPTLVASIYGMNFEIMPELSWDYGYLFSVGIMILSAITPLIIFRKKGWI
- a CDS encoding GspE/PulE family protein encodes the protein MRFNKNKIVPIYEDSISLKIAICPSSNIDKIKDNFIKIINFIEEKEHDILFILAHIEKRVNLHKSALKSISSNDDEKFTSYFLDELILYSIEQRASDIHIEKYQDLCLFKFRVDGRLRIFFSFDEELFRVFSSFVKLISNLDMTQIRLALDGRFSRNINDKKYDFRLSTMPTIQAESIVLRILDNKNIDKRLDDLGLSQNIYEDLKDVLKFTQGLILISGPTGSGKTTTLYSILKELNCDDKKIITVEDPIEYKIDSINQVPINNKVGLSFELVLKNILRQDPDIIFIGEIRDKFSLDIALQASLTGHLVLASIHSSSSVETITRLIDLKADPFLISTTLKAVMAQRLVLAHCKSCENGCKECNFTKFYDRTSIAEILKIDEQISSLIFNKASFNELKEYLKNINFKTILDDGKQKVKNSLTTLEEVYKVVNY
- the folE gene encoding GTP cyclohydrolase I FolE — its product is MNKELEFENSIKNILNYIDEDVTREGLLDTPKRVRKAYEFMFSGYKLDPKEIIQKALFTSTNDEMVVVKDIEFYSFCEHHMLPIIGKAHVAYIPNGKVVGLSKIPRVVDVFARRLQIQEQMTEQICDALNEHLKPKGVAVIVDARHMCMEMRGVQKICSTTITSSLRGLFKSDKKTKDEFLSIVSASFQK
- a CDS encoding type II secretion system F family protein, coding for MKKYRVKYQENGKIKVDIVDDDKLLFIKKSKNILEIKEINKIFNIFKKEIRIDNKKLAQLFYELNLMLKSNINISDALQILIKNRKEKKIVEFLKTINYAFSNSKPIKDELKRFKIDDTVKSFLQISQNSANLDLNIEAISTLLNETKDIKKSFYKAISYPIFLLISFLISIFIIFLFVVPNFKTIFAQSQNNLPIATKILLAMEDFFVNHTLFIIIMPFLVLFFIWIFYKISKSFSSFLDKFLFKTLPISSKIYQNFEFYKLFLMIDIMQKSKYEFHKAFETSRLLVKNKYLLDKIQIIDNLLQNGKTISYSFKNVDIFDDIVLNLLNTGEVSNSLELTIYEVKKIYKNRFDDSINFIILLIQPIFLLLMASLTLFIVLAIFTPIWDMGSMIR